In the genome of Gemmatimonadota bacterium, one region contains:
- a CDS encoding MFS transporter has translation MSTDRTDQKTAPWGEGEPIGRDYPPIPLLEKIAYGVGVLPMNTSVNSIKKLSGPIFNITLGMHPFRVGNVLLAARIWDAITDPFMGWLSDNTKSRWGRRRPYLFLGAILTAIGYALILNVPKELSQDALYAYFMFTSLALYTCVTILQVSYNSLGFELSHNYHERTNIFAYRSFFQQISTILVGYLFYFCTLDIFGDTMTGAKYVGIGVGLVIFIFLLPTVFLVREGHSEQAAKQEKVPVGWAITTTLKTKPFLILSSLTVVTIFGGNFTLALGPYVNIYHVAQGDVKFGAEIQGHAILIGTIVSFAAIPVLTYLSSRIGKIKTLGISITSLLLGSILKWFCYTPAMPYLQLIVQPFIRIGEMGFWLIITSMKADICDWDEWKTGFRREGMYGAATGWFQKVTQATTFALGQGYILAIIGFDATKGVAQDPGVMFWMRFLFAVLPAILAVAGLILLKFYEIDDEKAKEIKADLDKRNN, from the coding sequence GTGTCCACAGATAGAACAGATCAAAAAACAGCACCCTGGGGCGAGGGCGAACCCATTGGGCGGGATTATCCGCCAATTCCATTGCTCGAAAAGATCGCTTATGGCGTCGGCGTCTTGCCGATGAACACAAGTGTCAATTCGATCAAAAAGCTCTCAGGACCCATTTTTAATATTACGCTGGGCATGCACCCGTTTCGCGTGGGCAATGTGCTATTGGCAGCCCGAATATGGGATGCGATTACCGACCCCTTTATGGGATGGCTTTCGGACAACACAAAATCGCGCTGGGGAAGGCGCAGACCCTATCTCTTTCTGGGCGCAATTTTGACGGCCATTGGATACGCACTCATTTTGAACGTGCCCAAAGAACTGAGTCAAGACGCATTGTATGCGTATTTTATGTTTACCAGTCTGGCACTCTATACCTGTGTCACCATTTTGCAAGTATCCTACAACAGCCTGGGATTTGAACTGAGCCACAACTATCACGAGCGGACAAATATCTTTGCGTACCGCTCGTTTTTTCAGCAGATTAGCACCATTCTCGTGGGCTATCTCTTCTATTTTTGTACACTCGATATTTTTGGCGACACGATGACGGGAGCCAAATACGTCGGCATTGGCGTTGGCCTGGTCATTTTTATATTTTTATTACCCACTGTTTTTCTCGTACGCGAAGGCCACTCAGAACAGGCGGCCAAACAGGAAAAAGTACCCGTCGGTTGGGCGATTACGACAACCCTGAAAACCAAACCATTTCTCATCCTGAGCAGCCTGACAGTCGTAACCATTTTTGGTGGCAATTTCACGCTCGCATTGGGACCTTATGTCAACATCTATCACGTTGCCCAGGGAGATGTAAAATTTGGAGCCGAGATACAGGGACACGCTATTCTCATCGGAACCATCGTATCCTTCGCCGCCATTCCCGTATTGACCTATTTGTCATCTCGAATCGGAAAGATCAAAACCCTTGGTATTTCAATCACCTCCCTTCTCCTGGGCTCTATTTTGAAGTGGTTTTGCTACACGCCAGCGATGCCCTATTTGCAACTCATCGTACAGCCCTTTATCCGCATCGGCGAAATGGGTTTCTGGCTCATTATTACGTCGATGAAAGCCGATATCTGCGACTGGGACGAATGGAAAACCGGATTTCGGCGCGAAGGCATGTACGGCGCGGCAACGGGCTGGTTTCAAAAAGTGACACAGGCGACCACATTCGCGCTCGGGCAGGGATATATTCTGGCAATCATTGGATTCGATGCCACAAAAGGTGTGGCGCAAGATCCAGGCGTGATGTTCTGGATGCGCTTTCTCTTTGCCGTATTGCCCGCGATCCTGGCCGTGGCGGGATTGATCTTGTTGAAATTTTACGAAATCGACGACGAAAAAGCC